From a single Raphanus sativus cultivar WK10039 chromosome 3, ASM80110v3, whole genome shotgun sequence genomic region:
- the LOC130509839 gene encoding 26S proteasome non-ATPase regulatory subunit 6 homolog isoform X1: MERVYTFAFSTRNFKKAASLFLDSISTFTMYEILLYETFIFYTVLTSIITLDRVSLKQKVVDAPEILTVLGKIPFLSEFLNSLYECQYKAFFSAFAGMAEQIKFDRYLNPHFRFYMREVRTVVYSQFLESYKSVMVDAMANAFGVSVDFIDQELSRFIAAGKLHCKIGKVAGVLETNRPDAKNALYKATIKQGDFLLNRIQKLFRVIDL; encoded by the exons ATGGAGAGGGTGTACACGTTCGCATTCTCCACCAGAAATTTTAAGAAGGCTGCCAGCTTATTTTTGGATTCTATATCGACCTTCACGATGTATGAGATCCTTCTCTACGAGACCTTCATTTTCTACACCGTGCTTACCAGCATCATAACTCTGGATAGAGTTTCTCTTAAGCAAAAG GTTGTTGACGCACCTGAGATCTTAACCGTGCTTGGGAAGATACCATTCCTTTCCGAGTTCCTGAACTCACTATACGAGTGCCAGTACAAGGCGTTTTTCTCAGCATTTG CTGGAATGGCGGAGCAGATTAAGTTTGACCGTTATTTGAACCCACATTTCCGGTTCTACATGAGAGAAGTGAGAACGGTGGTGTACTCTCAGTTTTTGGAGTCTTACAAGAGTGTAATGGTGGATGCGATGGCAAATGCCTTTGGTGTTTCCGTGGATTTCATCGATCA GGAGCTGTCACGCTTCATTGCAGCTGGGAAGCTTCACTGCAAGATAGGCAAGGTTGCCGGTGTTTTGGAGACAAATCGTCCTGATGCAAAGAATGCACTTTACAAGGCAACAATCAAGCAAGGGGACTTCTTGCTAAACCGGATCCAGAAGCTGTTTCGAGTCATTGATCTGTGA
- the LOC130509839 gene encoding 26S proteasome non-ATPase regulatory subunit 6 homolog isoform X2, with amino-acid sequence MERVYTFAFSTRNFKKAASLFLDSISTFTMYEILLYETFIFYTVLTSIITLDRVSLKQKVVDAPEILTVLGKIPFLSEFLNSLYECQYKAFFSAFAGMAEQIKFDRYLNPHFRFYMREVRTVVYSQFLESYKSVMVDAMANAFGVSVDFIDQDEGAVTLHCSWEASLQDRQGCRCFGDKSS; translated from the exons ATGGAGAGGGTGTACACGTTCGCATTCTCCACCAGAAATTTTAAGAAGGCTGCCAGCTTATTTTTGGATTCTATATCGACCTTCACGATGTATGAGATCCTTCTCTACGAGACCTTCATTTTCTACACCGTGCTTACCAGCATCATAACTCTGGATAGAGTTTCTCTTAAGCAAAAG GTTGTTGACGCACCTGAGATCTTAACCGTGCTTGGGAAGATACCATTCCTTTCCGAGTTCCTGAACTCACTATACGAGTGCCAGTACAAGGCGTTTTTCTCAGCATTTG CTGGAATGGCGGAGCAGATTAAGTTTGACCGTTATTTGAACCCACATTTCCGGTTCTACATGAGAGAAGTGAGAACGGTGGTGTACTCTCAGTTTTTGGAGTCTTACAAGAGTGTAATGGTGGATGCGATGGCAAATGCCTTTGGTGTTTCCGTGGATTTCATCGATCA GGATGAGGGAGCTGTCACGCTTCATTGCAGCTGGGAAGCTTCACTGCAAGATAGGCAAGGTTGCCGGTGTTTTGGAGACAAATCGTCCTGA